From the Cloacibacillus sp. genome, the window TTGAATTCTGCGAATTTGCTTAAATCGGTAATATAAACACGGGCGTTAATAATGTCATCAAAAGTAAGATTCGCTCCATCCAATATCATCTTAGCTTCATGCATTGCGTTATGTGTCTCTTGTTTTATGTCAGGATTTTTGAGCAAGTCATCTGTTATACCGCAGACACCACCAAGATATAAGGTCTGTCCTGCCCATACTCCATAAGAATAAGGCGCCTTAGGTTCCGGCAAATCAATATTTTTTTGCACTTCTCTCATTTTTAAATTCCTCCTTTGGCATCAAGATTCAGTGTTTTCTTCCTATGTAAAACCAAACCTAAAACTATAACAGCTAAGCCAGCTCCAATTAAATCTGTTTGATATCCAGGAAGAATGAGCAGAATACCTATTATGATACATAGACAGATTTCATAATATCGTAGTTTGATAAGGAACCAGCCTTTGACTCCGGCAGTAAAAATAACCACACCTAGAATAGACGTTATACTAGCCATAACAACGTCGCTCACATTGCCGACAAATAGCAGTTCCGGGTAATTTAAGAATACAAATGGTATTAAGAAGGTGACGAAACCTATTTTACAAGCTACTTTTCCCGTATCAAAGAATGAAGCTCCCGCAATCTCAGAGGCTGCAAGTGAAGCAGGCGCCACTGGGGGCGTTATCATAGACAATACGGAAAAATAGAAAGCAAACATGTGCGCTTCTATCATCCCAAATCCAATTTGCTTGAGCGCCGGCACTGCAATTGCGGCTACAATGATATAGGCAACTGTCGTGGGTACCCCCATTCCTAAAACTATTGAGGCCATCGCCACAAAAATTGGCGCCATCCATTTAATCGAAGTTGGAAGATTGACTACTAATGCCAAGAAGTTGATCCCCAGACTTGTATAGGCGACTATTCCTATAATCATCCCTGACATCGCCGTGGAGACGGCGATCATTACCATTCTTTTTCCAGATAAAGTAAGAGCTTCAAAGATTTTGCGCAGGGTCATTTTATGTGGGGTCACATAACTTATCAGCACAGTTGCCGCTATGGCATATACTCCAGAGAGCATAGCGCTGTAACCACATCCCAACATCGCGATTATAACAAATATTGGAATAAGCAACGGCAGTTCTTTGACGACACATTCTTTCGAGGGCAGTTCTTCTGGGGGCAATCCTTTTATTCCAGTCATCGCCGCTTCAAAGTCTACGCTCAAAAACAGGGAGAAATAGTAGAGGAAACCAGGTATCAGAGCAGCCAAGGCTATCCGCGCATAAGGAAGTCCTGTATAATCTGACATTACAAAAGCAGCAGCACCCATAACAGGTGGTATCAACTGGCCGCCTGTGCTTGAACATGCTTCTACGGCACCCGCAAACTGCGGTTTAAATCCAAGTTTCTTCATCAAAGGGATGGAAAAAGTTCCGGTAGCATAAACATTAGCTACTGCGCTTCCAGAAATGGTTCCCATTAATGCGCTTGCGACTACGGCTATCTTCGCTGGGCCGCCTCTCGTTCTTCCAGCAACATACTTTCCAATATCCATTAAGGCTTCTCCACCTCCGCTGATTTCAAAAAAGCAGCCGAACATAATGAAAATAGAGATGATGGTAGCTGATATTCCCAAGGGTATACCAAAGACTCCATCGAAGCCAAAATAGAGAACCTCCATGATTCTAGACCATGTGTAATCTGAATGTTTCAAGAAACCAGGGAAAATTTCCCCCCAATGTCCATATACAAGAAAAATTATAACAATAATAGGTAATGAATTGCCTGTGAAGCGCTTCCCTATAATTAGTATCACCAGCGTGGCGGTAATAGATATCACAAGTTCTTCCGCGCCAAAAGAAGATAC encodes:
- a CDS encoding RidA family protein, which encodes MREVQKNIDLPEPKAPYSYGVWAGQTLYLGGVCGITDDLLKNPDIKQETHNAMHEAKMILDGANLTFDDIINARVYITDLSKFAEFNEVYKSYFTAPYPSRATVEVSGMIGGANIEIVFIAYSPFKEK
- a CDS encoding TRAP transporter fused permease subunit translates to MLLYKIIHQMQQYLINIIAASLALFTFYTAVFGVYPPSIQRTVHLALAVSLGFLLHGMSDNKQDSPLRMLFNFSGFILSAGILGYFIFRQDVLSDWIPFVSSFGAEELVISITATLVILIIGKRFTGNSLPIIVIIFLVYGHWGEIFPGFLKHSDYTWSRIMEVLYFGFDGVFGIPLGISATIISIFIMFGCFFEISGGGEALMDIGKYVAGRTRGGPAKIAVVASALMGTISGSAVANVYATGTFSIPLMKKLGFKPQFAGAVEACSSTGGQLIPPVMGAAAFVMSDYTGLPYARIALAALIPGFLYYFSLFLSVDFEAAMTGIKGLPPEELPSKECVVKELPLLIPIFVIIAMLGCGYSAMLSGVYAIAATVLISYVTPHKMTLRKIFEALTLSGKRMVMIAVSTAMSGMIIGIVAYTSLGINFLALVVNLPTSIKWMAPIFVAMASIVLGMGVPTTVAYIIVAAIAVPALKQIGFGMIEAHMFAFYFSVLSMITPPVAPASLAASEIAGASFFDTGKVACKIGFVTFLIPFVFLNYPELLFVGNVSDVVMASITSILGVVIFTAGVKGWFLIKLRYYEICLCIIIGILLILPGYQTDLIGAGLAVIVLGLVLHRKKTLNLDAKGGI